One genomic segment of Caldimonas brevitalea includes these proteins:
- a CDS encoding GGDEF domain-containing protein — protein sequence MPNAIDHLAALTGYRDRDLLDVTLAHALMDLLQPCGVSVHKLVGETGQQRWLLRARLDEGQVTAVSDPPWVAFEDLPAKASVALRCECIDTQNIVVGAGADGRTLTLFPMLAEGDAIGVVEVDSAEALPEANQRMVNSILRIYRNFHGLLDYSERDTLTGLLNRKTFDEAFLKTAHAQGAPSGEGERRNEPVRSTHWLGVVDIDHFKQVNDRFGHLIGDEVLLLVARILRSTFRFQDRLYRFGGEEFVVLLRCSNEADAENAFERLRLNMESYGFPQVGTVTASIGFTEVLPGDGPSAAFERADQAVYYAKQHGRNQVCGHGDLVRRGLLKDSTKVGDIELF from the coding sequence ATGCCCAACGCCATTGATCACCTCGCCGCACTGACGGGCTACCGTGACCGGGATCTCCTCGATGTGACCCTGGCTCATGCCCTGATGGACCTGCTCCAGCCCTGCGGCGTGTCCGTGCACAAGTTGGTCGGCGAAACCGGGCAACAGCGCTGGCTTCTACGGGCCCGGCTCGACGAAGGGCAGGTGACCGCGGTGTCCGACCCCCCCTGGGTGGCGTTCGAAGACCTGCCGGCCAAGGCCAGCGTGGCGCTGCGCTGCGAATGTATCGATACGCAAAATATTGTGGTCGGAGCCGGCGCCGACGGCCGCACCTTGACGCTGTTTCCGATGCTCGCCGAGGGCGACGCCATCGGCGTGGTCGAGGTCGACAGCGCCGAGGCGCTGCCCGAGGCCAACCAGCGCATGGTCAACAGCATCCTGCGCATCTACCGCAACTTCCACGGCTTGCTCGATTACAGCGAGCGAGACACGCTGACCGGCTTGCTCAACCGCAAGACCTTCGACGAGGCCTTTCTCAAGACGGCACATGCCCAGGGCGCGCCGTCCGGGGAAGGCGAGCGGCGCAACGAACCGGTGCGCAGCACGCACTGGCTGGGCGTGGTTGACATCGACCACTTCAAGCAGGTCAACGACCGCTTCGGTCACTTGATCGGCGACGAGGTGCTGCTGCTGGTGGCGCGCATCCTGCGCAGCACCTTCCGCTTCCAGGACCGGCTCTACCGCTTCGGCGGTGAGGAGTTCGTGGTGTTGCTGCGCTGCTCCAACGAAGCCGACGCTGAAAACGCATTCGAGCGCTTGCGCCTGAACATGGAAAGCTATGGCTTTCCGCAGGTCGGCACCGTGACGGCCAGCATCGGCTTCACCGAGGTGCTGCCAGGCGATGGGCCCAGCGCGGCCTTCGAACGTGCCGACCAGGCCGTCTATTACGCCAAGCAGCACGGCCGCAACCAGGTGTGCGGGCACGGCGACCTGGTGCGCCGGGGCCTGCTCAAGGACTCGACCAAGGTCGGCGACATCGAGCTGTTCTGA
- a CDS encoding cryptochrome/photolyase family protein, with translation MEKVLDSALVWFRRDLRLHDHAALYHALKAARRVWCVFVFDTEILDPLPRADRRVEFIRDALVELDATLRATTAQPGGGLIVLHGRAVDVLPALADTLHVQAVYANHDYEPAAKARDAQVLGRLADLGIMLHTSKDQVVFEADEVLTAAGGSYSVFTPYKTAWLRKLDGYYLRAYPTERYADALAPRPPELQRPVPMLAELGFAPTNLHELQMPPGAQGAEALLDDFLDRIDRYEDSRNFPALKGPSYLSVHLRFGTASVRHLARLAWDRARAGSRGAEVWLSELVWRDFYHQVLHHHPRVVTHSFKPEYDAIRWEHGKHADKLFAAWCEGRTGYPLVDAAMAQLNQTGYMHNRLRMVTASFLCKDLGVDWRRGERYFALQLNDYDLAANNGGWQWAASTGCDAQPYFRIFNPVSQSQKFDAEGKFIRRYLPQLAKLPDAAIHAPWLARPVELAAAGVTLGQDYPEPIVSHEDARQRTLQRYAGVKSVSK, from the coding sequence ATGGAGAAAGTCCTTGACTCGGCCTTGGTGTGGTTCCGACGGGACCTGCGGCTGCACGATCACGCGGCCCTTTACCATGCCTTGAAGGCCGCACGCCGCGTCTGGTGCGTGTTTGTCTTCGACACCGAGATCCTCGACCCGCTGCCGCGCGCCGACCGGCGTGTCGAGTTCATCCGAGATGCCTTGGTCGAGCTCGATGCGACGCTGCGCGCCACCACCGCGCAACCGGGCGGCGGCCTGATCGTGCTGCACGGCCGCGCGGTCGACGTGCTGCCCGCGCTGGCCGACACCTTGCACGTGCAGGCGGTCTATGCCAACCACGACTACGAGCCCGCCGCCAAGGCGCGCGACGCGCAGGTGTTGGGACGCCTGGCCGACCTCGGCATCATGCTGCACACGTCCAAGGATCAGGTGGTGTTCGAGGCTGACGAGGTGCTGACCGCGGCGGGCGGCAGCTACAGCGTCTTCACACCCTACAAGACCGCCTGGCTGCGCAAGCTCGACGGCTACTACCTGCGGGCCTACCCGACCGAACGCTATGCCGACGCACTCGCGCCGCGTCCGCCCGAGTTGCAACGGCCGGTGCCCATGCTCGCCGAGCTGGGCTTTGCGCCCACCAACCTGCATGAACTGCAAATGCCCCCAGGCGCGCAGGGCGCCGAGGCCTTGCTGGACGACTTCCTCGACCGCATCGATCGCTACGAGGACAGCCGCAACTTCCCGGCGCTGAAAGGCCCCAGTTACCTTTCGGTGCATCTGCGCTTCGGCACGGCGTCGGTGCGTCACCTGGCCCGGCTGGCTTGGGACCGTGCGCGCGCCGGCTCGCGGGGAGCCGAGGTGTGGCTGTCGGAGCTGGTCTGGCGCGACTTCTATCACCAGGTGCTGCACCATCACCCGCGGGTCGTGACGCACAGCTTCAAGCCGGAGTACGACGCCATCCGCTGGGAGCACGGCAAACACGCCGACAAGCTGTTCGCGGCCTGGTGTGAGGGACGCACCGGCTATCCGCTGGTGGACGCCGCGATGGCGCAGTTGAACCAGACGGGCTACATGCACAACCGGCTGCGCATGGTGACCGCCAGCTTCCTCTGCAAGGACCTCGGCGTGGACTGGCGGCGCGGCGAGCGCTATTTCGCGCTGCAACTGAACGACTACGACCTGGCGGCCAACAACGGCGGGTGGCAGTGGGCCGCGTCCACGGGCTGCGATGCGCAGCCCTATTTCCGCATCTTCAACCCGGTCAGCCAGAGCCAGAAGTTCGATGCCGAGGGCAAGTTCATCCGCCGCTACCTGCCGCAACTCGCCAAGCTGCCCGATGCGGCCATCCATGCCCCGTGGCTGGCGCGGCCGGTCGAGCTCGCCGCGGCGGGCGTGACCTTAGGGCAGGACTATCCGGAGCCCATCGTTTCGCACGAAGACGCGCGGCAGCGCACGCTGCAGCGGTATGCCGGGGTGAAGTCGGTCAGCAAGTGA
- a CDS encoding YqgE/AlgH family protein: MAADPASINLTNQFLIAMPGMADDTFSGAVVYLCEHTERGALGLVINKPIDIKLRNLFEKVDLTLDRADLADAPVFFGGPVQTERGFVLHETVGEHYNSSLPIPGGLEMTTSKDVLEALANGAGPKRVLVTLGYSGWTAGQLEDEIARNGWITVAAEPHVIFDTPVEHRYERALSLLGIHPSMLTQEAGHA, encoded by the coding sequence ATGGCCGCCGATCCCGCCAGCATCAACCTCACCAACCAGTTCCTGATCGCCATGCCCGGCATGGCCGACGACACCTTCTCGGGTGCCGTCGTCTATCTGTGCGAGCACACGGAGCGTGGGGCGCTGGGGTTGGTCATCAACAAGCCCATCGACATCAAGTTGCGCAACCTGTTCGAGAAGGTCGACCTGACGCTCGACCGGGCCGACCTGGCCGATGCCCCGGTCTTCTTCGGAGGGCCGGTGCAGACCGAGCGTGGCTTCGTGCTGCACGAGACTGTCGGCGAGCACTACAACTCCTCGCTGCCCATCCCCGGTGGCCTCGAGATGACGACCAGCAAGGACGTGCTCGAGGCCCTGGCCAACGGTGCCGGCCCCAAGCGCGTGCTGGTCACGCTCGGCTACAGCGGGTGGACCGCCGGCCAACTCGAAGACGAGATCGCGCGCAACGGCTGGATCACCGTCGCCGCCGAGCCCCATGTCATTTTCGATACCCCCGTCGAACACCGCTATGAGCGCGCCCTGTCGCTGCTGGGCATCCATCCCAGCATGTTGACGCAGGAGGCCGGACACGCATGA
- the ruvX gene encoding Holliday junction resolvase RuvX, translating into MSASPEAATPLRHFVYLAFDFGLKRVGAAAGNSFTRNPQPLRTIAAEGDARFTAIGKLIAEWQPDALVIGVPFHPDGAAHENTVRARRFGRQLHGRFRLPVHEVDERYTTTEAKSMGARDADAASACLILEQFLRENPSP; encoded by the coding sequence ATGAGCGCCTCGCCCGAGGCTGCCACCCCCCTTCGCCATTTCGTCTATCTCGCTTTCGACTTCGGCCTCAAGCGGGTCGGCGCAGCGGCGGGCAACAGTTTCACGCGCAACCCGCAACCGCTGCGCACCATCGCGGCCGAGGGCGACGCCCGCTTCACGGCGATCGGCAAGCTGATCGCCGAGTGGCAACCCGATGCCCTCGTGATCGGCGTGCCATTCCACCCCGACGGCGCGGCCCACGAGAACACCGTGCGCGCCCGTCGGTTCGGCCGGCAACTGCATGGGCGCTTCCGGCTGCCGGTGCACGAGGTCGACGAGCGCTACACGACCACCGAGGCGAAATCGATGGGGGCGCGCGACGCCGACGCCGCGTCGGCCTGCTTGATCCTTGAACAATTCCTCCGGGAGAACCCGTCGCCATGA
- the pyrR gene encoding bifunctional pyr operon transcriptional regulator/uracil phosphoribosyltransferase PyrR, which translates to MTTLHLDAEALYLDLQAGVRPLLRHDAALVGIWSGGAWLAERLQRDLGLPGEHGVISSALHRDDFESRGLAGGGDHTRLPFDVRDRHVLLIDDVLYTGRTTRAVINELFDFGRPASVTLAVLVDRGGRELPIQPSFSAARVSLPHTQRLSLVRDEQGRFSFDIKSVQP; encoded by the coding sequence ATGACGACATTGCACCTCGATGCCGAAGCGCTCTACCTCGACCTGCAGGCCGGCGTGCGCCCGCTGCTGCGCCACGACGCTGCTCTGGTCGGCATCTGGTCGGGTGGCGCGTGGCTGGCCGAGCGCCTGCAGCGCGACCTCGGGCTGCCCGGCGAACACGGCGTGATCTCCAGCGCCTTGCATCGCGACGACTTCGAGTCGCGCGGCCTGGCCGGCGGCGGCGACCACACCCGGCTGCCGTTCGACGTGCGCGACCGTCACGTCCTGCTGATCGACGACGTGCTCTACACCGGGCGCACCACCCGCGCGGTGATCAACGAGCTGTTCGACTTCGGCCGCCCGGCGAGCGTCACGCTCGCGGTGCTGGTCGACCGCGGCGGCCGCGAGCTGCCGATCCAACCTTCGTTCTCGGCGGCGCGCGTGTCGCTGCCGCACACCCAGCGGCTGTCGCTGGTCCGCGACGAGCAGGGCCGCTTCAGCTTTGACATCAAGTCCGTCCAGCCCTGA